CCAGTCCTACTCGGACCTGGGCGTTTCGACTCGCCGCCTGTCCTCGGGCCTGCGCGTGGGCACTGCGGCCGACGACGCCGCCGGCCTGGCCGTGCGCGAACTCATGCGCGCGGACATCGCCTCCCTCAACCAGGGCGTGCGCAACGCCAACGACGCCGTTTCGATGATCCAGACCGCCGACGGCGCGCTGGGCGTCATCGACGAAAAGCTCATCCGCATGAAGGAGTTGGCGACCCAGGCGTCCACGGGCACCTACACC
The genomic region above belongs to Fundidesulfovibrio magnetotacticus and contains:
- a CDS encoding flagellin N-terminal helical domain-containing protein, translating into MSLVINHNLMAMNAARNLSQSYSDLGVSTRRLSSGLRVGTAADDAAGLAVRELMRADIASLNQGVRNANDAVSMIQTADGALGVIDEKLIRMKELATQASTGTYT